A DNA window from Brassica napus cultivar Da-Ae chromosome C1, Da-Ae, whole genome shotgun sequence contains the following coding sequences:
- the LOC106390657 gene encoding vesicle-associated membrane protein 724 — MGQGSFIYSFVARGTMVLAEYTEFTGNFPSIAAQCLQKLPSSSNSKFTYNCDHHTFNFLVEDGFAYCVVAKDALSKQISIAFLERVKADFKKRYGGGKASTAIPKSLNKEFGPVMKEHMKYIVDHAEEIEKLIKVKAQVSEVKSIMLENIDKAIDRGENLTVLTDKTENLRSQAQEYKKQGTQVRRKLWYQNMKIKLVVLGILLLLVLIIWLSVCHGFNCTD; from the exons ATGGGTCAGGGATCGTTCATCTACAGCTTCGTCGCGAGAGGCACTATGGTCCTGGCCGAGTACACCGAGTTCACGGGCAACTTCCCGTCGATAGCAGCTCAGTGTCTGCAGAAGCTTCCTTCCTCCAGCAACAGCAAGTTCACTTACAACTGCGATCACCACACCTTCAACTTCCTCGTCGAAGACGGCTTCG CATATTGTGTTGTGGCGAAAGATGCTCTTAGCAAGCAAATCTCGATTGCATTTCTGGAGCGGGTGAAAGCTGATTTCAAGAAAAGGTATGGGGGCGGAAAAGCAAGTACAGCTATCCCCAAAAGTCTCAACAAGGAGTTCGG GCCGGTGATGAAAGAACACATGAAGTATATTGTTGACCATGCAGAGGAGATTGAAAAGCTAATTAAAGTCAAGGCTCAAGTTTCAGAAGTCAAAAGTATAATGTTGGAGAATATTGACAAG GCAATCGACAGAGGAGAAAATCTGACGGTTCTTACTGACAAGACCGAGAATCTACGCTCTCAG GCGCAAGAGTACAAGAAACAAGGGACACAAGTGAGGAGGAAACTGTGGTACCAGAACATGAAGATAAAACTTGTGGTTCTCGGGATCTTGCTACTACTTGTTCTCATTATCTGGCTTTCGGTTTGTCACGGGTTTAATTGCACAGATTGA
- the LOC106393173 gene encoding protein SRC2 homolog, which produces MASSHLQRAIENPTLELKVVSASGLSHVDATDEMDVYAVVSINDDKKQAAKTPIDYDGGPNPTWNHTIKLTVNEEAAREGLLTLKVELFSYWLKGKDDLYLGDVDISVHELFDSTPLPPFANGNVNKMKSLTFPIKVTEGGGTNAKLSLLYRFKPVPIKDSYPLAPQDHSPSIGQPVYPHSDQTTTTKLILEIVIKLAKNIEDVNAFLAMDVYASVAICKDRKVKDRINTPVAFSANTNPKWNQKIKFLIDEKLGQEGRLMLLVELMSHRPLLGDKEIGSVRLPIQQLLSSNPSSSSASGDANGMKLETHALTGPYGKKGVVSFTYRFFAEQIRVATVPTPSTTSQPYIMYLAAKPHSLSSSDPVQVTTSYVAVQQGVNSGPSNGLVPIYMPPQYPSHEYQQYSPRKQRPQAQPQPPPQRSQLKPQPQQQFSQSLPDTQEA; this is translated from the coding sequence ATGGCTTCCTCACATTTGCAAAGAGCCATAGAGAACCCAACTCTTGAGCTCAAAGTTGTATCAGCCAGTGGCCTCAGCCATGTTGATGCCACAGACGAGATGGACGTATACGCCGTCGTTTCAATTAACGACGACAAGAAACAAGCGGCCAAAACACCCATCGACTATGATGGTGGTCCAAATCCGACGTGGAACCACACCATTAAGTTAACCGTCAACGAAGAAGCAGCCCGTGAAGGCCTTTTAACTCTCAAGGTCGAGTTGTTTAGTTATTGGCTCAAAGGGAAGGATGACCTTTATTTAGGAGACGTCGACATCTCGGTTCATGAGCTTTTCGACTCAACCCCGCTTCCACCGTTTGCAAACGGTAACGTCAACAAAATGAAGTCGTTGACTTTCCCTATCAAAGTCACAGAAGGAGGAGGTACCAACGCAAAGTTAAGCCTCTTGTACCGGTTTAAACCAGTACCGATTAAGGATTCGTATCCTCTGGCGCCTCAGGATCATTCTCCATCGATTGGTCAACCCGTTTATCCACACTCGGATCAAACCACCACGACTAAACTGATCCTAGAGATTGTGATCAAATTAGCCAAAAACATCGAAGATGTCAACGCCTTCTTGGCCATGGATGTATATGCTTCGGTTGCAATCTGTAAGGATAGGAAAGTTAAGGATAGGATCAATACACCTGTAGCTTTCTCCGCCAATACAAACCCTAAGTGGAACCAGAAGATTAAGTTTTTAATCGATGAAAAATTAGGTCAAGAAGGGCGTTTGATGCTCCTCGTTGAGTTGATGAGCCACAGGCCTTTACTTGGTGATAAGGAAATCGGATCTGTCAGGCTTCCGATTCAACAACTATTAAGCTCAAATCCGTCTTCATCATCAGCCAGTGGTGATGCTAACGGTATGAAGTTGGAGACGCACGCTTTGACCGGTCCTTACGGGAAGAAAGGTGTCGTGAGCTTCACGTATAGGTTTTTTGCAGAACAAATTAGAGTTGCAACGGTTCCAACACCATCTACAACATCCCAACCATATATTATGTATCTAGCGGCCAAGCCTCATTCACTTTCGTCCTCGGATCCGGTTCAGGTGACCACCAGTTATGTGGCTGTTCAACAAGGTGTAAATAGTGGGCCAAGCAACGGTCTAGTACCAATATATATGCCGCCTCAATATCCATCACATGAATATCAACAATATTCACCACGGAAGCAGCGGCCTCAAGCGCAACCGCAGCCACCACCACAACGTTCGCAGCTTAAACCACAGCCTCAGCAGCAGTTCTCTCAGTCACTACCGGATACACAAGAAGCATAG
- the LOC106396619 gene encoding 60S ribosome subunit biogenesis protein NIP7 homolog: MRPLDENETTVVFEKIFKFVGNNLKNIVENPSHEGPGPKPEAGRYCFRLQKSRVYYVSESLVKRATNISRKNLVSLGTCIGKYTHAGSFHLTIMSLNLLAANAKHKVWLKPTSEMSFLYGNHVLKGGLGRITDSIVPGDGVVVFSMSDVPLGFGIAAKSTQDCRKLDPNGIVVLHQADIGEYLRDEDEL; this comes from the coding sequence atgcggCCGTTAGACGAGAACGAGACGACAGTGGTCTTCGAGAAGATCTTCAAATTCGTCGGAAACAACCTCAAGAACATCGTCGAGAACCCATCCCACGAAGGACCCGGACCCAAACCCGAAGCCGGGCGCTACTGCTTCCGCCTCCAGAAGAGCAGAGTCTACTACGTAAGCGAGTCTCTCGTGAAGCGAGCCACCAACATCTCCCGCAAAAACCTAGTCTCCCTCGGAACCTGCATCGGGAAGTACACCCACGCGGGGAGCTTCCACCTTACGATCATGTCGCTCAACCTCTTGGCCGCGAACgcgaagcacaaggtttggctTAAACCCACTTCGGAGATGTCGTTTCTTTACGGGAACCATGTCTTGAAAGGAGGGCTAGGGAGGATTACCGATAGTATTGTGCCTGGAGATGGGGTTGTCGTGTTCTCCATGTCTGATGTTCCGTTGGGGTTTGGGATTGCGGCCAAGAGTACGCAGGATTGTCGGAAGTTGGATCCGAATGGGATCGTTGTGCTTCATCAGGCTGATATTGGTGAGTATCTGAGGGATGAAGATGAGCTTTGA